Proteins found in one Dermacentor silvarum isolate Dsil-2018 chromosome 8, BIME_Dsil_1.4, whole genome shotgun sequence genomic segment:
- the LOC119460684 gene encoding ADAM 17-like protease — MIVSPWKSLPVICYLIIVTSSHAANIYDQLKYFETLKVTDLSHSITKRGTQPSKHKFNTIKEVSFRAHGRDFRLILNPTKGLLSAHFKAYTVDGSGNKRPVWVDQNQFFEGRVFGELVSNVSAHIDEGVMTASIRLKDDIYVVEPSWRHIPNDHNDTMIVYRASDVKYSWDPTQGAQSLTKYCGYVKENGNATEVTGDLSENLSHWNDGSSITSHVQKRQAMEPYHWEPVQTRCSLLLVADHRFYENMGGRNLKSTINFLITLIDRVNKIFLDTEWRDSDRHPGFRGMGFVIQEVMVHTEPTPVLRNEVHYNMAGVTWNVRDLLEVFSRSLNHRWFCLAHLFTDQKFEGGILGLAYVGSPRRNSVGGICSPGYVKNGYTLYLNSGLSTSRNHYGQRVITREADLVTAHEFGHNWGSEHDPDLPECSPDSQRGGSYLMYTYSVSGYDPNNKKFSPCSVRSIRAVLLAKASKCFSKPEESFCGNSLVEEGEQCDAGLIGSEDSDPCCDEECRLKPNAKCSDRNSPCCRNCDYSQSGALCREAQPNACKNEAYCTGRSAECPPSPPQQDDSPCLDKGKCRAGDCMPYCETRGEVSCMCDTEVDACKRCCRPSHNATCKPTEPMEILRDGTPCIHGYCEKGRCEKTVQDIVERFWDIIEDIDINTVLKFLNDNIVGTVIVVSMIVWVPGSCLISYVDHKRRAEYEKSKKTCRKRDSLQPFRLPSDSSVKVVHISRRQPPPQPEPQPQPQPQPQPRTQLPLQTPSDEQVLAPTLRLPSRAAASSDYWPAPSPYASSERGGMHPPRYEGRLYARPSSVTEGGNYSRHDPSDYYHHHPLHTQGYGRPSAASVSSERPGSRSRQHIENYTAL, encoded by the exons ATGATCGTCTCCCCATGGAAGTCATTACCTGTGATATGTTACTTAATTATAGTGACTTCAAGTCATG CCGCCAACATCTACGATCAGCTCAAATATTTTGAAACTTTAAAGGTTACCGATCTGAGTCATTCCATAACAAAGCGAGGCACGCAGCCAAGCAAGCATAAATTCAACACAATCAAAGAAGTAAGCTTCAGAGCCCATGGCAG GGATTTTCGGCTCATCCTGAACCCGACCAAAGGCTTGTTGTCAGCCCACTTTAAAGCATACACAGTGGATGGTTCTGGCAACAAGAGACCTGTATGGGTCGACCAAAATCAGTTCTTTGAAGGCCGAGTGTTTG GGGAACTTGTCTCTAATGTGAGCGCGCACATTGATGAAGGCGTTATGACAGCGTCAATACGTCTCAAGGACGACATATATGTTGTTGAACCGTCGTGGAGGCATATACCCAATGACCACAATGACACAATGATTGTGTACCGAGCATCTGATGTCAAGTACTCCTGGGATCCAACACAGGGAGCCCAGTCTTT AACCAAGTACTGTGGCTATGTCAAGGAGAATGGAAATGCCACGGAGGTTACCGGCGACCTGTCTGAGAACTTGAGCCACTGGAATGATGGAAGCAGCATCACGTCTCATGTCCAAAAGCGACAGGCTATGGAACCCTACCACTGGGAACCTGTGCAGACTCGCTGTTCTCTTCTCCTGGTGGCTGACCACCGTTTCTATGAAAACATGGGGGGCCGTAACCTCAAGAGCACCATTAATTTCTTG ATAACCCTGATCGATCGAGTCAACAAGATCTTTCTTGACACTGAATGGCGAGACAGCGACCGCCATCCTGGCTTTCGTGGAATGGGCTTTGTCATTCAAGAAGTGATGGTACACACTGAACCGACGCCTGTGCTTCGTAACGAAGTCCATTACAACATGGCGGGTGTGACTTGGAATGTTCGAGACCTCCTGGAG GTCTTCTCTCGCAGCCTGAACCACCGCTGGTTCTGCCTGGCGCACTTGTTTACCGATCAGAAGTTTGAAGGGGGCATCCTGGGCCTTGCTTACGTGGGCTCCCCTCGCCGCAATTCCGTGGGCGGCATTTGCAGCCCCG GTTATGTGAAAAATGGCTACACATTATACCTCAACTCTGGTCTGAGCACGTCACGAAATCACTACGGACAACGAGTAATCACAAGAGAAGCCGACCTGGTCACAGCGCACG AATTTG GTCACAACTGGGGCAGTGAGCATGACCCAGACCTGCCTGAATGTTCTCCGGACTCTCAGCGAGGTGGATCGTATTTGATGTACACTTATTCTGTCAGTGGCTATGACCCAAACAACAAG AAATTCTCCCCTTGCAGTGTGCGTTCCATCAGGGCAGTTTTGCTGGCAAAGGCAAGCAAGTGCTTCTCAA AGCCTGAAGAGTCGTTTTGTGGAAACTCATTGGTGGAAGAAGGAGAACAGTGTGATGCTGGCCTCATTGGTAGTGAGGACAGCGACCCCTGCTGTGATGAGGAATGCCGGCTAAAGCCTAACGCAAAGTGCAG TGACAGAAATTCGCCCTGCTGCCGAAACTGTGACTACTCCCAGAGTGGGGCGCTGTGTCGGGAGGCACAACCCAACGCTTGCAAAAATGAAGCCTACTGCAC TGGCAGATCAGCAGAGTGCCCTCCATCACCACCACAGCAGGATGATAGCCCATGCTTGGACAA GGGCAAATGCAGAGCAGGGGACTGCATGCCATACTGCGAGACAAGAGGAGAGGTTTCTTGCATGTGTGACACAG AGGTGGATGCGTGCAAGCGGTGCTGTCGACCTTCACACAATGCTACCTGCAAGCCGACGGAACCAATGGAAATATTGAGGGACGGAACACCATGCATACACGGCTACTGTGAAAAG GGAAGATGTGAAAAGACAGTTCAAGACATTGTCGAAAGGTTTTGGGACATTATTGAGGACATTGACATCAACACAGTTT TGAAATTTCTGAATGACAACATTGTGGGCACTGTCATTGTGGTGTCCATGATTGTGTGGGTACCAGGAAGCTGCCTCATCAGTTATGTG GATCATAAGAGGAGAGCAGAGTATGAGAAGTCCAAAAAAACTTGCCGGAAACGGGAT AGTCTTCAGCCATTTCGTCTGCCATCAGACAGCAGCGTCAAAGTAGTCCATATTTCACGCCGGCAGCCACCTCCACAACCAGAGCCGCAGCCACAGCCACAGCCTCAGCCACAACCAAGAACACAGCTGCCTTTGCAGACACCATCAGATGAGCAAGTGCTGGCTCCAACACTGCGATTGCCAAGCCGGGCTGCGGCAAGTTCCGACTATTGGCCGGCGCCAAGCCCCTATGCTAGCTCAGAAAGAGG CGGCATGCATCCACCGAGGTACGAGGGACGGCTTTACGCGAGGCCGAGCAGCGTTACTGAAGGTGGCAACTACAGCAGGCATGACCCGTCTGACTACTACCACCACCATCCCCTGCACACTCAGGGCTACGGGCGACCGAGTGCGGCATCTGTCTCGTCCGAGCGACCTGGCAGCCGTTCGAGGCAACACATTGAAAACTACACAGCCCTTTAG